The sequence ACCTCTTACTACTATAAGACAGGATAAATTAATGATGGGTAAGGCAGCGGCTTGGTCTTTGATAAACATGATAAATGATAAGTCATTTAAAGCTCCTGTGACCATCATACCTACCGAATTGATAATTCGCGAGAGCACCAAATCTATTTAGTTTCGGTTTGTGTATTTAAAGAAGGATTTTTGATTTTTGTAAAGAAATACAATATTCGCAGAGAAATTTATTTTAGCTGATGGAGAAGGGGAAACGATGAAGAAAAACATATTGGTTGTGGATGATCAAAAAGCTTTGTGCTTTATTATAAGAGAGGTTTTTAAGGACAGATATAACGTAGAGGTAGCTCATGATGAGAACGAGTTAAAAAATATATTAAAAAGGATGTATCCACATATTGGAATATTTGATTATCACCTAAATGGACATAATGGGTTGGAATTATTAAAGTGGGCAAAAGAACAATGTCCTGACATGGAGTGTATTCTTATGACGGCATATGATATCTGGGAAATAAAAAAAAGTGTACCACCTTTTGTAAGTATTTTAAAAAAGCCTTTTGATATAAATGACTTAAAAACTATTATAGAATAATTTACGGGCATAAAGGAATTTCGGAGTGGATGTAGAATATATAAATACAAAAGGAATATATTTTGGGGAGGAAAAAAATGCCCGTATTAGAACCTGTCATAACAATTGGTTACAAATGTGACATCTGTGGCAGGCTGAATATTAATAAGGTGAATCTTTTTGAGATTTCTAAAAATGGCGTA is a genomic window of Caldanaerobius fijiensis DSM 17918 containing:
- a CDS encoding response regulator codes for the protein MKKNILVVDDQKALCFIIREVFKDRYNVEVAHDENELKNILKRMYPHIGIFDYHLNGHNGLELLKWAKEQCPDMECILMTAYDIWEIKKSVPPFVSILKKPFDINDLKTIIE